One window of Symbiobacterium terraclitae genomic DNA carries:
- a CDS encoding serine hydrolase — translation MANPTGELARLAESFSGTIGVWARSVQTGEVIQSGAAEEAFPSASTIKLAIFYEMMRQAGEGRLDLKEMRALRDEEKVPGCGVLRDLTPGIQLPLRDLATLMMTISDNTASNMCIDAVGIESVNRAMDDLGLPGLRLRFKFFRALPGHPVNSAVPAQLGRLMDMIVRHEVLTPASCDAMLAVMKRVQCPFAARYLPGGAQYDRSPDGPVIAAKFGMITGCRHEVGAVWKGDRGFVYAVMTKACKDERPVEDNEGLLAVGRAVRILWDHFMA, via the coding sequence ATGGCGAACCCGACCGGCGAACTGGCCCGGCTGGCCGAGAGCTTCTCGGGCACAATCGGCGTCTGGGCCCGGTCCGTGCAGACCGGCGAGGTTATCCAGTCCGGAGCGGCGGAGGAGGCCTTCCCCAGCGCCTCGACCATCAAGCTGGCGATCTTCTACGAGATGATGCGCCAGGCCGGTGAGGGGCGGCTGGACCTGAAGGAGATGCGTGCGCTCAGGGACGAGGAGAAGGTGCCCGGCTGCGGGGTGCTGCGCGACCTCACGCCTGGGATCCAGCTCCCCCTGCGCGACCTGGCTACGCTGATGATGACCATCAGCGACAACACCGCGTCGAACATGTGCATCGACGCGGTGGGCATCGAGTCCGTCAACCGTGCGATGGACGACCTGGGCCTTCCCGGGCTCCGGCTGCGGTTCAAGTTCTTCCGGGCCCTGCCCGGGCACCCTGTGAACTCGGCGGTGCCGGCGCAGCTGGGCCGGCTGATGGACATGATCGTGCGGCACGAGGTGCTCACCCCGGCCTCCTGCGACGCCATGCTGGCCGTGATGAAGCGGGTGCAGTGCCCCTTCGCCGCCCGCTACCTCCCCGGCGGCGCGCAGTACGACCGGTCGCCCGACGGCCCCGTCATCGCCGCCAAGTTCGGCATGATCACGGGCTGCCGCCACGAGGTCGGCGCCGTCTGGAAAGGGGACCGGGGCTTCGTCTACGCCGTGATGACGAAGGCCTGCAAGGACGAGCGGCCCGTGGAGGACAACGAGGGGCTGCTGGCGGTGGGCCGGGCCGTCAGGATCCTCTGGGACCACTTCATGGCGTAG
- a CDS encoding ATP-dependent Clp protease proteolytic subunit, with protein sequence MSPLIPIVIEQTSRGERSYDIYSRLLKDRIVFLGTGIDDQVANAVTAQLLFLESDDPDKEINMYINSPGGVTSAGLAIYDTMQHIKPKVNTYAIGMAASMGAVLLAGGTGTRYALPHARVLIHQPWVRGGIGGQVTDIEITAKELLHTKEKLAEIIARHSGQPLEKVKADSERDHWMSAQEAKEYGIVDVVLEPRPRNKA encoded by the coding sequence ATGAGTCCACTGATTCCGATTGTGATCGAGCAGACGAGCAGGGGCGAGCGTTCGTACGACATCTATTCCCGCCTGCTCAAGGACCGGATCGTCTTCCTGGGCACCGGCATCGACGATCAGGTGGCCAACGCGGTCACGGCGCAGCTGCTCTTCCTCGAGAGCGACGACCCCGACAAGGAGATCAACATGTACATCAACTCCCCCGGGGGCGTCACCAGCGCCGGGCTGGCCATCTACGACACCATGCAGCACATCAAGCCGAAGGTGAACACCTACGCGATCGGCATGGCAGCCTCGATGGGCGCCGTCCTGCTGGCCGGCGGCACCGGAACCCGCTACGCCCTGCCCCATGCCCGGGTGCTCATCCACCAGCCGTGGGTGAGGGGCGGCATCGGCGGCCAGGTGACCGACATCGAGATCACCGCCAAGGAGCTGCTGCACACCAAGGAGAAGCTGGCCGAGATCATCGCCAGGCACTCCGGCCAGCCGCTGGAGAAGGTGAAGGCGGACTCGGAGCGCGACCACTGGATGTCGGCGCAGGAGGCCAAGGAGTACGGCATCGTGGACGTGGTGCTCGAGCCGCGGCCGCGTAACAAGGCCTAG
- a CDS encoding M16 family metallopeptidase, with translation MGYHIAPTRVAHLANGLRVLVRELRHAPVVTAMVWYGVGSRDEAPGRTGISHFLEHMMFKGTPRFPYGVLEEGVKRRGGMWNAFTSYDYTAYYEVLPAQHLAWALEVEADRMTGMTFDPDLTVRERGIIVSEREGSENHPSVWLQEAFMAAAYQVSPYGHPIIGSKADIRATTAEALTAHYRRYYHPNNATVVIVGDVAPEQAFALAERHFGAIPAGAPVLPPDAGEPEQTEERRVTVRRPGPHPMLLTGYKIPAADHPDQPALMLLSALLSGAPSFGGAGGTMGRSSRLYRKLVEPGLAVAASAYPRALQYTGLFTLSATPAPGVSPEDLEAALFAEVEALRDEQAGEQEFARAQKQVRAGYLYSMESALSQAVMLGSTALTQSVARFDRALEELEAVTPADVQRVARTYLEPRRRTVAWFIPQEAAPAVVGGAGTPGASGSGATGTGSAAPGAPGAAAADAGAPAAGAAGTSGSGAAGTTPDYQKPADWSVDRPAAGQAQPILSPDRVVRRTLSCGATLLLFPAASVPSVFVRVQMEAGAVWETAAQAGLAQMVAALLTRGSESFTAAELALSTDALGMSIRVDVGRETAVASLKCLPEDLDRGLSLLAEVVRRPTFPADEFERVRTQMLVAVRRAEDDTRAVAARRLMERIYPEGHPYRHAVSGTEASLRALAADDLAAFHRARYGPRGAVISVVGDIDPDRATAALEAVLDGWSGGSERPAIPAAPAPRGGRSHVTLAGKTQTDIALGWPLVDRSHPDYLALEVLATLFGGNGTPASSRLFRDVRERYGLSYYQYALFGGTSGPGAWTAHLGVNPARLDFAVEAVLSELRRLAAEPVPSGELEALQDFLAGYPAVQHEAPERIAARLAEIERFNLGLDWLERYPRAVAALTGEELRAVAERHLVPERLTIVTAGPERAEAEPAAGPESS, from the coding sequence ATGGGTTATCACATTGCCCCCACCCGGGTCGCGCACCTGGCCAACGGGCTGCGCGTGCTCGTGCGCGAACTGCGGCATGCGCCCGTGGTCACCGCCATGGTCTGGTACGGGGTCGGCAGCCGCGACGAGGCGCCGGGACGGACGGGGATCTCCCACTTCCTGGAGCACATGATGTTCAAGGGCACGCCCCGCTTCCCCTACGGGGTGCTGGAGGAGGGGGTGAAGCGGCGCGGCGGCATGTGGAACGCCTTCACGTCCTACGACTACACGGCCTACTACGAGGTCCTGCCCGCACAGCACCTGGCCTGGGCGCTCGAGGTGGAGGCCGACCGGATGACGGGCATGACCTTCGACCCCGACCTCACCGTGCGCGAGCGGGGCATCATCGTCAGCGAGCGGGAGGGCAGCGAGAACCACCCGTCGGTCTGGCTGCAGGAGGCGTTCATGGCGGCAGCCTACCAGGTCTCCCCCTACGGGCACCCGATCATCGGCAGCAAGGCCGACATCCGGGCGACCACCGCCGAGGCGCTGACTGCGCACTACCGCCGCTACTACCACCCCAACAACGCGACGGTCGTGATCGTGGGCGACGTGGCGCCGGAGCAGGCCTTCGCGCTCGCTGAGCGGCACTTCGGCGCGATTCCCGCCGGCGCCCCGGTGCTGCCGCCGGATGCCGGCGAGCCGGAGCAGACCGAGGAGCGGCGCGTGACCGTGCGCCGCCCGGGCCCGCACCCCATGCTCCTGACCGGCTACAAGATCCCCGCGGCGGACCACCCCGACCAGCCCGCCCTCATGCTGCTGAGCGCACTGCTTTCCGGCGCCCCCTCGTTCGGGGGGGCGGGCGGCACGATGGGCCGCTCCAGCCGGCTGTACCGCAAGCTCGTGGAGCCTGGCCTCGCCGTGGCGGCGAGCGCCTATCCGCGGGCGCTGCAGTACACCGGCCTCTTCACCCTGTCGGCCACGCCCGCGCCGGGCGTCTCGCCGGAGGACCTGGAGGCGGCGCTCTTCGCCGAGGTCGAGGCCCTGCGGGATGAGCAGGCCGGCGAGCAGGAGTTCGCACGGGCGCAGAAGCAGGTGCGGGCCGGCTACCTGTACTCGATGGAGTCCGCGCTGAGCCAGGCGGTGATGCTGGGCAGCACCGCCCTGACCCAGAGCGTGGCGCGGTTCGACCGGGCGCTGGAGGAGCTGGAGGCGGTCACCCCGGCCGACGTGCAGCGGGTGGCCCGGACCTACCTGGAGCCCCGCCGCCGCACCGTCGCCTGGTTCATCCCGCAGGAGGCGGCTCCTGCCGTTGTCGGTGGGGCGGGGACGCCAGGAGCGTCCGGCAGCGGGGCGACCGGCACCGGGTCTGCGGCGCCGGGGGCGCCCGGCGCCGCCGCAGCGGATGCCGGTGCACCCGCCGCAGGTGCGGCCGGCACCTCCGGCAGCGGCGCGGCCGGGACCACGCCCGACTACCAGAAGCCCGCCGACTGGTCCGTGGACCGGCCGGCGGCGGGGCAGGCCCAGCCGATCCTATCCCCCGACCGGGTGGTGCGGCGGACGCTCTCCTGCGGCGCCACGCTCCTGCTCTTCCCGGCCGCCTCCGTGCCCAGCGTCTTCGTGCGGGTGCAGATGGAGGCGGGCGCCGTGTGGGAGACGGCGGCGCAGGCCGGCCTGGCGCAGATGGTCGCGGCGCTGCTCACCCGGGGCAGCGAGTCCTTCACAGCGGCGGAACTGGCCCTGAGCACCGACGCCCTGGGGATGTCGATCCGGGTGGACGTGGGCCGCGAGACCGCCGTGGCCTCGCTGAAATGCCTGCCGGAGGACCTGGACCGGGGCCTCTCGCTCCTGGCCGAGGTGGTCCGGCGGCCCACCTTCCCCGCCGACGAGTTCGAGCGGGTGCGCACACAGATGCTGGTCGCCGTCCGGCGGGCGGAGGACGACACGCGCGCCGTGGCCGCCCGGCGGCTGATGGAGCGGATCTACCCCGAGGGGCATCCCTACCGGCACGCCGTCAGCGGCACCGAGGCGTCGCTGCGGGCGCTGGCGGCCGACGACCTGGCCGCGTTCCACCGGGCCCGCTACGGCCCGCGGGGAGCCGTGATCTCCGTGGTGGGCGACATCGACCCCGACCGGGCCACGGCGGCCCTGGAGGCGGTGCTGGACGGTTGGAGCGGCGGCTCGGAGCGGCCCGCCATCCCGGCGGCGCCGGCGCCCCGCGGCGGCCGCAGCCACGTGACGCTGGCGGGGAAGACGCAGACCGACATCGCCCTGGGCTGGCCGCTGGTGGACCGCAGCCACCCCGACTACCTGGCGCTGGAGGTACTGGCGACCCTGTTCGGCGGCAACGGCACGCCCGCGAGCAGCCGCCTGTTCCGGGACGTGCGGGAGCGCTACGGCCTCTCCTACTACCAGTACGCGCTGTTCGGCGGCACCAGCGGCCCCGGAGCCTGGACGGCCCACCTCGGCGTCAACCCCGCCCGGCTGGACTTCGCCGTGGAGGCGGTGCTGTCCGAGCTGCGCCGCCTGGCCGCCGAGCCGGTCCCCTCCGGTGAGCTGGAGGCGCTGCAGGACTTCCTGGCCGGCTACCCTGCCGTACAGCATGAGGCGCCTGAGCGGATCGCGGCCCGGCTGGCCGAGATCGAGCGCTTCAACCTCGGCCTGGACTGGCTGGAGCGCTACCCCCGCGCCGTGGCCGCCCTCACGGGGGAGGAGCTGCGGGCGGTGGCGGAGCGCCACCTGGTGCCCGAGCGGCTTACCATCGTCACGGCCGGCCCGGAGCGGGCCGAGGCAGAACCCGCGGCGGGCCCTGAATCGTCCTAA
- a CDS encoding glycoside hydrolase family 15 protein has translation MRFHAGLVGNGHTAALVEPDLSISWLCIPRFDSQPLFAAALDPRRGGSLGIQLEVDGRPVALTPAGQHYLGHSAVLQTELAGDGVRLVVTDFMPWGKHGMVRRIALDASGRRAAIRVVGDPVQSAHLPVTREEGLFRTPDGCLLIRGEDLEEASGEARVYLAWGRSAEEAEAALGDLRAASVEAELAAWQEWLRPARSPEGVPAAWAEAYWRSLVVLRLMTYEPTGAIIAAPTASFPAIPGGDHQWDYRYLWLRDGYYTAMTLDAAGLHREARRFYDFCFSLQGPDGHWQQPLYTVDGQDPKERLIDDLAGPGGEVPVRLGNAASGQLQLDNEGNVLHGLWFHYKCTGDREALVRHWDGVRRAAEWILANWERQESGIWEAREYVGHWVHGKVMCRAALAAAARIARALGRDAEAERWTEGARRIAAVTIERGWDPDRQSYVRHWGATPEAFAPMDISVLALVFYGLLPADDPRIRSTVERMYRPADDGGLLLYGGVCRWEQAAVPFYLPTLWLARYHLMAGEVDRCDQWLNACLRAATSLGLMAEHFDGRNGSQWGNFPQAFSHEEIARLVLERAQGWSFFDWEFEN, from the coding sequence ATGCGCTTTCATGCTGGCCTGGTTGGCAACGGCCACACCGCAGCACTGGTCGAACCAGATCTCTCCATTTCCTGGCTCTGCATTCCCCGCTTCGACAGCCAGCCGCTCTTCGCCGCCGCCCTGGATCCCCGCCGCGGGGGCAGCCTGGGCATCCAGCTGGAGGTGGACGGCCGGCCGGTGGCCCTGACCCCGGCGGGCCAGCACTACCTCGGACACTCGGCGGTGCTGCAGACGGAGCTGGCTGGCGACGGGGTGCGCCTGGTGGTCACCGACTTCATGCCGTGGGGCAAGCACGGCATGGTCCGCCGGATCGCGCTGGACGCCTCCGGCCGCCGGGCAGCCATCCGCGTGGTGGGCGACCCGGTGCAGTCTGCGCACCTGCCCGTGACCCGGGAGGAGGGGCTGTTCCGCACGCCGGACGGCTGCCTGCTGATCCGGGGCGAGGACCTCGAGGAGGCGTCGGGCGAGGCCCGGGTCTACCTGGCCTGGGGCAGGTCGGCCGAGGAAGCCGAGGCCGCGCTGGGCGACCTGCGCGCCGCCTCGGTCGAAGCCGAGCTGGCCGCATGGCAGGAGTGGCTGAGGCCGGCCCGCAGCCCGGAAGGCGTGCCGGCCGCCTGGGCAGAGGCCTACTGGCGCAGCCTCGTGGTGCTCCGCCTGATGACCTACGAGCCCACCGGCGCGATCATCGCGGCGCCCACCGCGTCGTTCCCGGCGATCCCGGGCGGCGATCACCAGTGGGACTACCGCTACCTCTGGCTGCGTGACGGTTACTACACCGCCATGACGTTGGACGCCGCCGGCCTGCACCGTGAGGCCCGCCGCTTCTACGACTTCTGCTTCAGCCTCCAGGGCCCCGACGGGCACTGGCAGCAGCCCCTCTACACGGTGGACGGCCAGGATCCGAAGGAGCGGCTCATCGACGACCTGGCGGGTCCGGGCGGAGAGGTGCCGGTCCGGCTGGGCAACGCCGCCTCGGGCCAGCTGCAGCTGGACAACGAAGGAAACGTCCTGCACGGGCTCTGGTTCCACTACAAGTGCACCGGGGACCGGGAGGCGCTGGTCCGGCACTGGGACGGCGTCCGCCGTGCCGCCGAGTGGATCCTGGCCAACTGGGAACGGCAGGAGTCGGGCATCTGGGAGGCCCGCGAGTACGTCGGCCACTGGGTGCACGGCAAGGTCATGTGCCGCGCGGCGCTCGCGGCGGCGGCCCGCATCGCACGTGCGCTGGGCCGCGACGCCGAGGCGGAGCGCTGGACCGAGGGCGCCCGCCGGATCGCAGCCGTCACCATCGAGCGGGGCTGGGACCCCGACCGGCAGTCGTACGTGCGCCACTGGGGCGCCACCCCCGAGGCGTTCGCCCCGATGGACATCTCGGTCCTGGCGCTGGTCTTCTACGGGCTCCTGCCCGCCGACGACCCCCGCATCCGGTCCACCGTGGAGCGGATGTACCGGCCTGCAGACGACGGCGGCCTGCTGCTCTACGGCGGCGTCTGCCGGTGGGAGCAGGCGGCGGTTCCCTTCTACCTGCCCACGCTCTGGCTGGCCCGCTACCACCTGATGGCCGGCGAGGTCGACCGCTGCGACCAGTGGCTGAACGCCTGCCTCAGGGCAGCCACCAGCCTGGGTCTGATGGCGGAGCACTTCGACGGGCGGAACGGCAGCCAGTGGGGCAACTTCCCGCAGGCCTTCAGCCACGAGGAAATCGCCCGCCTGGTCCTCGAACGGGCGCAAGGCTGGTCCTTCTTCGACTGGGAGTTTGAGAACTGA
- a CDS encoding LacI family DNA-binding transcriptional regulator gives MVPVPGPTIRDVANLAGVSVATVSRVISGSAPVSPATRERVEEAMAQLGWRPNMAARSLVHGRTGLYGVIVPDVANPFFGELATGMTREAARLGIQIVMLHTDFSEEQDLAALDLCREHRLDAVIYTSGTLGDAHRDAFRKLGRPVVLAATFDPDGEWPGILVDSEIGARMGARHLLSLGHRKIALLGGPETDQVAAGPRWRGWRAELAEAGCLPPAEWQLEVRWKQQHGYQAAISLLRQPEAPTAILCCSDMIALGVLAAAADLGISVPHELSVVGFDGQAIAGFWRPPLTTIGQPIGLIGREALHLATRLVAGEEPPTTRWLTPELIVRGSTATPRR, from the coding sequence GTGGTGCCCGTGCCTGGCCCGACGATCCGCGACGTGGCCAACCTGGCCGGGGTCTCCGTGGCCACCGTGTCGCGCGTGATCTCCGGCTCGGCGCCCGTCTCCCCCGCCACCCGAGAGCGGGTGGAGGAGGCGATGGCGCAGCTGGGCTGGCGGCCCAACATGGCGGCCCGCAGCCTCGTGCACGGCCGCACGGGCCTCTACGGCGTGATCGTACCTGACGTGGCCAACCCGTTCTTCGGCGAGCTGGCCACCGGGATGACCCGCGAGGCCGCCCGCCTGGGCATCCAGATCGTGATGCTGCACACCGACTTCTCCGAGGAGCAGGACCTCGCGGCGCTCGACCTGTGCCGCGAGCACCGCCTGGACGCGGTGATCTACACCTCGGGAACCCTGGGCGACGCGCACCGGGATGCCTTCCGCAAGCTGGGGCGGCCCGTCGTCCTGGCGGCGACCTTCGACCCGGACGGCGAGTGGCCGGGCATCCTGGTCGACTCCGAGATCGGCGCCCGCATGGGCGCCCGGCACCTGCTCTCGCTGGGCCACCGCAAGATCGCCCTGCTGGGCGGCCCGGAGACGGACCAGGTAGCCGCAGGCCCGCGCTGGCGCGGCTGGCGCGCCGAGCTCGCGGAGGCGGGCTGCCTGCCGCCTGCCGAGTGGCAGCTGGAGGTCCGGTGGAAGCAGCAGCACGGGTATCAGGCGGCCATCTCGCTGCTGCGGCAGCCCGAGGCCCCTACGGCGATCCTGTGCTGCTCGGACATGATCGCGCTCGGGGTGCTGGCTGCGGCAGCCGACCTGGGCATCTCGGTGCCCCACGAACTCTCGGTCGTCGGCTTCGACGGGCAGGCCATCGCCGGATTCTGGCGGCCGCCGCTCACCACCATCGGACAGCCGATCGGCCTGATCGGCCGTGAGGCTCTCCACCTGGCCACCCGGCTGGTGGCGGGCGAGGAGCCCCCCACCACCCGCTGGCTCACGCCGGAGTTGATCGTCCGCGGTTCCACCGCGACACCGCGCCGTTAG
- a CDS encoding ABC transporter substrate-binding protein, with protein MRRKHWLVSVLLIASMLLAACGSKGGSQTQTPDAGTGSQTQTPSTSQPQQTGSEKKTVTILGAVVGTEETMFNEVIADFEAANPDIDVVYTGANDFATLIEVKAQGGDPPDIAMFPQPGGAQRMAELGYLVPLWPEILANVDQNYEPMWKELGTFGGTPYGIFHRVNAKGWIWYNKPAFEAAGYEVPKTWDELMALVEKMRGTGIAPFCDGIAAGDATGWKGTDWIESIMLRTTSTENYDRWVAGELKFNSPEVKRAFELLGDIWMTPGNVYGGQDSIALTDVAEAAKGLFTNPAQCWLHFQGSFVTSFFQEDVQANLDENVGVFIMPPIDPAVEPGLAVGGDIFVVFKGHDRPEVKKFMEWLTTVDATKKWAAMGSSLFPHKGQDLNVYKTELERTMAETIINAKAGRFDGSDAMPAELNRAFWVGITNWVSGASDLDTALQEIDAALQ; from the coding sequence ATGCGACGCAAGCACTGGCTCGTCTCGGTCCTGCTGATCGCTTCCATGCTCCTCGCCGCTTGCGGCAGCAAGGGCGGATCCCAGACCCAGACCCCCGATGCCGGAACCGGCTCCCAGACCCAGACGCCTTCGACCTCGCAGCCCCAGCAGACGGGTTCGGAGAAGAAGACGGTCACCATCCTGGGCGCCGTCGTCGGCACTGAGGAGACCATGTTCAACGAGGTCATCGCCGACTTCGAGGCCGCCAACCCCGACATCGACGTGGTCTACACCGGCGCCAACGACTTCGCCACGCTGATCGAGGTCAAGGCGCAGGGCGGCGACCCCCCCGACATCGCCATGTTCCCGCAGCCGGGCGGCGCCCAGCGCATGGCCGAGCTGGGCTACCTGGTCCCCCTGTGGCCTGAGATCCTCGCCAACGTCGACCAGAACTACGAGCCGATGTGGAAGGAGCTCGGCACCTTTGGCGGCACCCCGTACGGCATCTTCCACCGCGTGAACGCCAAGGGCTGGATCTGGTACAACAAGCCCGCGTTCGAGGCGGCCGGCTACGAGGTTCCCAAGACCTGGGACGAGCTGATGGCCCTGGTGGAGAAGATGCGGGGCACCGGCATCGCCCCGTTCTGCGACGGCATCGCGGCGGGCGACGCCACGGGCTGGAAGGGCACCGACTGGATCGAGTCCATCATGCTGCGCACCACCTCCACCGAGAACTACGACCGCTGGGTGGCCGGCGAGCTGAAGTTCAACTCGCCCGAGGTCAAGCGGGCCTTCGAGCTCCTGGGCGACATCTGGATGACCCCGGGCAACGTTTACGGCGGCCAGGATTCCATCGCCCTGACCGACGTGGCCGAGGCGGCCAAGGGCCTGTTCACCAACCCGGCGCAGTGCTGGCTGCACTTCCAGGGCAGCTTCGTGACGAGCTTCTTCCAGGAGGACGTCCAGGCGAACCTCGATGAGAACGTCGGCGTGTTCATCATGCCGCCCATCGACCCCGCCGTTGAGCCCGGCCTCGCCGTCGGCGGCGACATCTTCGTCGTCTTCAAGGGCCACGACCGGCCGGAGGTCAAGAAGTTCATGGAGTGGCTGACCACCGTCGACGCCACCAAGAAGTGGGCCGCGATGGGCAGCTCCCTGTTCCCGCACAAGGGCCAGGATCTGAACGTCTACAAGACCGAGCTCGAGCGCACCATGGCCGAGACCATCATCAACGCCAAGGCCGGCCGCTTCGACGGCTCCGACGCCATGCCGGCCGAGCTCAACCGGGCGTTCTGGGTCGGCATCACCAACTGGGTGAGCGGCGCCTCCGATCTGGATACCGCTCTCCAGGAGATCGACGCCGCGCTTCAGTAA
- a CDS encoding carbohydrate ABC transporter permease, with translation MRRAPEPHSRSSLLARLDTPLWRGVLIAAALAVSGAFLLETFYFLRDATLPQWLLALLAIAWGVGGVMLLFTLASYLVEQFPATWKRRLIPILFVGPAVAVVVGYLALPTLRTLIASFYDANGQQFVGLANYVYAFSSREMLISFRNNFFFWLTFGTSFSLILGLIVAVMADRTHPVFEKIVKAIIFMPMAISMVGASVIWKFVYEFRPAGAPQIGLLNALVTAMGGDPTPWLLRQPWNNLFLVFIFVWLQTGFAMVVFSAAIKNVPADILEAGRIDGANEVQVFFHITLPTIKGTVLTVGTTIVLGTLKIFDVVQSMTGGNYGTQVIANVQYTQMFRQFNFGRASAVAIVLLLVVLPIMLYNLRDFSKRTEAF, from the coding sequence ATGCGACGCGCACCTGAGCCCCATTCCCGGTCCAGCCTGCTGGCGCGGCTGGACACCCCGCTCTGGCGGGGCGTTCTCATCGCCGCTGCCCTCGCGGTGTCGGGCGCCTTCCTGCTGGAGACCTTCTACTTCCTGCGTGACGCCACCCTGCCCCAGTGGCTGCTGGCGCTCCTGGCCATCGCATGGGGCGTCGGCGGCGTGATGCTGCTGTTCACCCTGGCGTCCTACCTGGTGGAGCAGTTTCCGGCCACGTGGAAGCGGCGCCTCATCCCGATCCTGTTCGTGGGCCCCGCGGTCGCGGTCGTCGTGGGGTATCTCGCCCTGCCGACCCTCCGCACGCTCATTGCCAGCTTCTACGACGCCAACGGCCAGCAGTTCGTCGGGCTGGCCAACTACGTGTACGCGTTCTCCAGCCGTGAGATGCTGATCTCGTTCCGCAACAACTTCTTCTTCTGGCTCACCTTCGGCACCAGCTTCAGCCTGATCCTCGGCCTGATCGTCGCCGTGATGGCCGACCGCACGCATCCGGTCTTCGAGAAGATCGTCAAGGCGATCATCTTCATGCCCATGGCGATCTCGATGGTCGGCGCCTCGGTGATCTGGAAGTTCGTCTACGAGTTCCGCCCGGCCGGCGCACCGCAGATCGGCCTGCTCAACGCGCTGGTGACGGCAATGGGGGGCGACCCGACGCCCTGGCTGCTCAGGCAGCCCTGGAACAACCTGTTCCTGGTGTTCATCTTCGTGTGGCTGCAGACCGGCTTCGCCATGGTGGTCTTCTCGGCGGCGATCAAGAACGTTCCGGCCGACATCCTGGAGGCCGGGCGCATCGACGGGGCCAACGAGGTGCAGGTCTTCTTCCACATCACCCTGCCGACCATCAAGGGCACGGTGCTCACCGTCGGCACCACCATCGTCCTCGGCACGCTGAAGATCTTCGACGTGGTCCAGTCCATGACCGGCGGTAACTACGGCACGCAGGTCATCGCCAACGTGCAGTACACCCAGATGTTCCGGCAGTTCAACTTCGGCCGCGCGTCGGCTGTGGCCATCGTACTGCTCCTGGTGGTCCTGCCGATCATGCTCTACAACCTGCGCGACTTCAGCAAACGGACGGAGGCGTTCTGA
- a CDS encoding carbohydrate ABC transporter permease codes for MSSAAPTRSLSRTGQKSHVKPGVIVVYAILIFLTFIWITPTIGLLISSVRPADAVSTSGWWTVLTNPGEAEFTLDNYRIALGIETGGRKYANVNLLSALVNTIAVAVPSTIIPILIAAAAAYGFAWIRFPGRRWLFILIVGLMSVPLQVSLIPVLRDYIKVGLNGTYLGVWLAHTGFGLPLAVYLLYNYVSTIPRDIFESAFIDGATHFTIFTRLILPLSTPALASFAVFQFLWTWNDLLVALVFLSADAGTQVLTQRLLGLMGSFGQDWHLLTAGAFISMILPLTVFFLLQRYFVRGLTAGSVKQ; via the coding sequence ATGAGCAGCGCTGCGCCGACGAGGTCCCTCAGCCGAACGGGACAGAAAAGCCATGTGAAGCCGGGCGTCATCGTGGTCTACGCCATCCTGATCTTCCTGACGTTCATCTGGATCACGCCGACCATCGGCCTGCTCATCAGCTCGGTCCGGCCGGCCGACGCGGTGAGCACGTCGGGCTGGTGGACGGTCCTCACCAACCCCGGCGAGGCGGAGTTCACGCTGGACAACTACCGCATTGCGCTCGGCATCGAGACCGGCGGCCGGAAGTACGCGAACGTCAACCTGCTCTCCGCCCTGGTGAACACCATCGCCGTCGCGGTTCCCTCGACGATCATCCCGATCCTGATCGCGGCGGCCGCCGCCTACGGCTTCGCCTGGATCCGCTTCCCCGGCCGGAGGTGGCTGTTCATCCTGATCGTCGGGCTGATGAGCGTACCGCTTCAGGTCTCGCTGATCCCGGTCCTGCGCGACTACATCAAGGTGGGCCTCAACGGCACCTACCTGGGCGTCTGGCTCGCCCACACCGGGTTCGGACTGCCGCTGGCGGTCTACCTGCTGTACAACTACGTCAGCACGATCCCCCGCGACATCTTCGAATCCGCCTTCATCGACGGGGCGACCCACTTCACCATCTTCACGCGGCTCATCCTGCCGCTCTCGACGCCTGCGCTGGCCTCCTTCGCCGTCTTCCAGTTCCTCTGGACGTGGAACGACCTGCTGGTGGCCCTGGTCTTCCTCAGCGCCGATGCCGGCACGCAGGTGTTGACCCAGCGGCTGCTGGGCCTGATGGGCTCCTTCGGACAGGACTGGCACCTGCTCACGGCCGGAGCATTCATCTCGATGATTCTCCCGCTTACGGTCTTCTTCTTGCTGCAGCGCTACTTCGTACGCGGCCTGACGGCGGGTTCTGTGAAACAGTGA